The Chitinophaga parva genomic sequence AATGACAGTGCCATACCCATGCGCCCAAACGCGCCATAAACCAACCATTTTAAATCGTATTCACCGTTTCGTTATTCAACCAGATCGTCACTCAATAACCAACCAATCATTCATCATTATGTAGAGGAAGTTACATTCAACACACATCCTTATCTATTCTGGAGCAGCTGGCTGTAAACAACCCTTATGCATGGCGGGTATTTTGCCACAAGGTTTCTTATGCCGCATTTTATCGACTAAATCTTTCAAAAATGAAATTGATTTTTCATGGCCCTCCTTTGTCCCTATGGACAAGGGTAAGGAGCTCTTTGCGTCCACTTACGGGCAGCCTGGCTGCTTTGTTACTGGCCATTTCTTTCTGCATTTCTGCAACCGCAGCCTCCATGCAGTATGTTTCCATTTCCCGGCAAAATGCTTCCCTGGAGAGTATTTTCAATGATATTAAAAAGCAGACGGGGTATCTCTTTTTTTACAAGGGCAGCATCAACACGGCAGCGCTGAAGCTGGATGTAGACCTCAAGCACGTATCGCTGGAGGAGGCGCTTACCACCTGCCTGCAGCCGTTTAAACTTACCTACACCATCGTGAATAAAACCATTGTGATCAGTAGTGTGAAAAGCAGTGCTCCTGCCGCTACTGTGGCAGATCCCGTCCAGGATGAAGTGGTTGCCGGCCGGATCACAGACAGCCTTTCCAAAGGGCCGGTGATCGGGGTGACCATTGTTGTGAAGAACAAAAAAACGCATGCTATCAGTAATGAAAGCGGTGCCTTCAGCATCCATGCGGCGCAGGGTGATGTGCTGGTATTTACCAGCATCGGGTACAAGCGTAAAGAAGTGGTGGTTGGAAAGGACTTATCCATCCACGTCATCATGGTGGCCAATGCCAGCAATATTGGTGAGGTGGTGGCCACCGGCTACCAGGTGATCAAAAAAGATAATTACACCGGTAATGCCATCGTAATAAAGGGGGATGACCTGAAAAGAATGAACTCCCAGAATATTGTAAAGGGCATCTCCGCATTTGACCCTTCTTTCCGGGTAGCGGAGAATAACCTGCTGGGCGCTGATCCTAACGCCCTGCCCAAGATCAACGTGAGAGGTTCCACCGTTATGCCTTCTTCTTCCAACGGGCAGATGCAGACACTGGACCGTAATAACCTTACCAGTGAGCACAACCTGCCGGTTTTTATTATGGATGGTTTTGAAGTAACGCTGCAACAGGTAGTGGATATGGATATTAACCGCATAGCCAGCGTAACCATCCTGAAAGACGCTGCGGCCACGGCGGTATATGGCTCCAGGGCGGCAAACGGCGTAATGGTGATCACCACCAAGGCACCGGTGCCAGGAAAACTTCGCCTCACGTATAACTACGAGTTCAAGGGTACTGCTCCTGATCTTACAGATTACCGTGTACTGAATGCAAAGGATAAGCTGGAATATGAAAGACAGGCGGGCCTTTACAGCACCCTGAATGCCGCTTATAGCCTGGATGAGCTGGACCGGCAGTATAATAACAAATATAGAGATGTAGTTTCCGGCGTAAATACCTACTGGCTTTCACAGCCGCTGCGTAATGCAGTTTCCCACAAACATTCCCTGTACGCAGAAGGGGGCGACTCTACCTTCCGCTATGGAATAGACCTGCGTTACCAGACAGACCCCGGTGTGATGAAAGGCTCCGGGCGCGATCGTTACAGCGGTGGTATGAATTTCAACTACAACCCATCCCGGAATGTGCTGGTGAAAAACCAGTTGACCATTACCCAGGTGAATGACGAAAACTCCAAATACGGCAGTTATAGTCAATACGCTTATATGAACCCCTACTATCCTATTTATGGGGAGGATGGTAAGATAGCCCAGGAAATTGCCAACTGGAAAATAGATACGCAGAAAAAGGGCCCAAACCAGATCAAGAATGCCCCGGTGTATAACCCTTTGTATGATGCGACCCTTGGCAGCTTTGACAAAGGTGCTTACCAGGAGGTGCTGGACAATTTGTCTGTAGACTGGAAAATCACGCCTGCACTGCGTTTGGTGGGCTTGATGAGTGTGAATAGCAGCAGTAACGCCTCAGACCAGTTTGCGTCCCCTTTCAGCAATGAGTTTGCGCAAACCGCTCCGGAAGATATGCAGAACCGTGGCCGCTATGATTATACCACCACAAAGTCACTGAGCCTGGATGGTAACGTGCGCCTGATTTACAATACACTGCTGGGTGGTGTGCACTCCATTAATGCGGTATTAGGTGGCAACGGACTATCTAACAAGAGTGATACTAAAGGATTTGAGGGCAGGGGTTTTTCCAATGATAAGTTTACCAATATCGGCTTTGCGCGCATTTATACTCCGGAGTCGCATCCATATGGAGATGTGTCTCTCAGCAGGTTGCTGGGCTCTTTCTTCAGCGGTAGTTATTCCTATAAAAACCGCTACCTGTTTGATGCTGCGGTGCGCAGAGACGGATCTTCCGCTTTTGGTGCCCAATCGCGCTATTCCAATTTCTGGTCTGGTGGTCTGGGATGGAATGTGCATAACGAGGCGTTCTTCAAGTCTGTATTCCCCGGTTTTTCCCGCCTGAAACTCACGGCTACGTATGGGGTAACCGGCTCGGTTGATTTTAATCCTTTCCAGGCCCGTACCACGTATGAGTACAATATGACTAACTGGTATTCTTCCGGTGTGGGTGCCAGTGTAAACAGCTATGGTAATGAGGACCTGAAATGGCAGCGTACCACCAGTTATGATTTTAAAGCCGAAATAGGCCTGTTCAAAGACCGCATCGTGGTTACTCCGGTGTATTATAACAAGATGACCACTGGCCTGCTCACGGATATTAACCTGGCCCCTTCTGTTGGTTTTACTACCTACAAAGCTAACCTGGGGAATATGCGCAATAACGGGTATGAGCTGTACCTCACGGTGAATGCTTACAAGAGTGAGCACCTGAATATTAATATTACGGGTAACCTGGCGCATAATACCAATACCATTGTAAAGATCTCCAACGCGCTGAAATCTTATAATGAGAACGTGGACAAAGAGCAGTACAATGAGGATGCACCCATTGCTACTCCGCTGGTGCGGTTTAACGAAGGACAATCTTATACCGCCATTTACGCTAATAAGTCGAGAGGGATAGATCCGCAGAGTGGCAAAGAGATTTTTGAAAGGAAGGATGGGTCCCTGACCTATATCTATGATCCCAGGGATGTGCGTCCAATGGGGGATTTTGCTGCCAGTGCAGAGGGCAATTTTGGCAGCAATGTCACCTGGAAGCAGTTCATGTTCAGCTTCAATTTTTATTACAAATTTGGCGGCCAGCAGTATAACCAAACCCTGGTAGACCGCGTGGAGAATGCAGATCCCCGTTGGAATGTGGACCGCCGGGCATTTACACAGCGCTGGAAAAATCCGGGAGATGTGGCCATGTATAAAAATATTGCAGACCTGAGCACTACTTATCCTACCAGCCGTTTCATTGAAAAGGATAACCTGGTAAGTCTTACGTCCCTATACCTTTCATATGATATCACGCACGCGCAGGCGCGCAAAATGGGGTTGCAATCCTTAAGAGCCGCCCTTAGCATGAATGATGTATTCAGGGCCGCAAGTGTGCAGCAGGAAAGGGGTATTGACTACCCGTTTGCACGCAATCTTACCGCCTCTATCCTTGCCACCTTCTAATAAGAACGAACATGAAAAGATACTTATATCTCATAGCGTTACTGCTGGTCTTTACCTCCTGTAATAAGTTCCTGGATGTGCAGCCTCAGTCGCAGATAGACAAAAACGAACTTTTTAAAACAGAGGAGGGTTTCCGCGAAGCGCTCAATGGCATTTATACCAGTTGTGCATCTTCCTCCCTGTATGGTGGTCAGCTCACCTTCAATTTCCTGGATGTGATGGCGCAGAACTATCAGTTCAACGATGTGCAGTTGCAGGACATTGCCAACTTCAACTACAATAACCCACAGGTAAAAAGTATGGGCGTGGAAGTATGGTCTGCCGGCTATCAGGCCATTACCAACTGTAACTACCTGCTGGAATCTATTGATAAGGATAAATCCATTTTTTCACCAGGTATTTATGAGCTGATCAAAGGAGAAACGCTGGCACTGCGTGCTTACCTGCATTTTGATCTGTGCCGCATGTTTGCCCCTTCTTACCTGGCAGGCCAGGCGCAGAAAGGCATTCCTTATGTAACCCATACCGGTATTACTACCACGCCCTTTTATCCGGTGGGTGCGGTGATGGACAGTGTGATCCGCGATTTAACTGCCGCTAAAGCATTACTGAAGCAGGACCCTGTTATTTATTCCAACTATAAGGTGGGTTATCCTTCAGATGAGGTGTCTACAGAATTGGCCTTCAAAGATTTGCTGGTGCAGAACAGGCGCCACCACCTTAATTACTACGCGGTGTGTGGAGAACTGGCCCGTGTTTATCTCTACAAAAGTGATTATGCAAACAGCCTGGCAAATGCAGAGGAAGTTATTATCTCTAACAAGTTCCCCTTTACCAAACAGGAAGATTTTTTTGAAACAGATCTCACCAAGCGTGATCATATTTTCTACCCGGAATTAATTGCCGGCTGGTTTATTGATACGAAGGACGAGAATGCCTATCTGAAAGGTAAATTCACCAATCAGGCCCCGCAGTTCAGTGGTACCGTAGACCAGGTAAATGATATCTATGAAATTGGCAACGTGGGTGGAGATGACTGGCGTTTAAAACAGTGGTTCCTCACTACCGCATCCGTTACCGGTGGGCCAGACAGGGCGGTGCTGCAAAAATATTACAGAACTACAGACCCGCTGCCAAACCTGCATCCACAGGTGGCGCCGGCCATCCGCCTCAGCGAAATGTATTATATCGCTGCAGAGGCCAGTTTCCCAACAGATCCGCAGAAGGCATTGGATTATTTTAATATCGTGCGTGCACAGCGTGGCATAGGTGCGGCGGTGGATAATGTGAGTGCAGATGAATTTAGGGAACTGCTGCTGAAAGAAGCCCGCAAGGAATTTTATGGAGAAAGCCAGATGTTCTTTATGTACAAGCGCCTGCACCATGGCGTAGCGGTGAGTGCTACCAACACCAGACCACCCAGCAATGGCATTTTTGTATTCCCTATCCCGGACGATGAATTAGCCTACAGAAATAATTAATTAAACCTTATGAAGCGATCTTTCTTTTTTGCAACCATTATCTGTGTGTTGTTCAGCTGTAAAAAGGTAGAAGTACTTTCCTACGATGTGCAGCAGGATAATATTTACCTCAATTACCAGTTGGCAGACAGCGGTAACGTTGTGTACTCCTTTGCTTACCACCCGGCCCTGGAACGGGATACCGTGTGGATACCCGTGATTGTTTCCGGGATGCCTGTGCATCATGACCGGCATTTTGCTTTCTCCGTGGTGGATTCAACAACTACCGCCGTGCAGGGACTGCATTTTGAACCGCTGCAGGCGGCATACACCCTGCCGGCAGATTCCGGTACTACCAAGGTGCCCGTTGTCCTGCTCAATAAGGATACTTCCCTGGAAACAAAATCAGTATTCCTTACTATAAAGATTAGCGGTGGACAAGACTTTGACAGCCGCCTGCCAGATACCATCCGCACTAAGACCATCTTTTTTTCCAGCCGCCTGGAACAGCCCGAGTGGTGGGCCGGCTGGGGAGAAATGGGCCCTTACAGCAGGGTGAAACACCAGTTATTCCTCATCTCTTCCGGTACTACAGACCTGGTAGTGAAGGGCTCTTACCCGGACTGGAATTTGGAAATCCCACGGAGCCTCTATTATATTGAGAATACCCGTTCCTTCCTCAACCATCCTTTTGAATGGGTAAGAGATAATCCATCCTCCGGGTATATACTGGAAAAAAGAACAGATAGTACAGAAGATTATGATTTCTATAATCCTTCCTTACCGAATAAAAGGTTTTACCTGAAGTACTTCCCCACCGCCGATAAATATGTGTTTATTGACGAGAACGGGCAACAAGTCACGCTTTAATTACAAGTACCATGAGACTCCGTTTTATATTTTTGCTCCTTCCCCTTGCCTTGCTGCTGCATGCCTGCAAAAAAGACCTGGGAAATTACAATTATCACCCACCTTCAGAACCCATGCTGGATGGGGTGGATGGCAATATAGTGCCTGCCACTGTAGGTGATACGCTGATCTATATGCCGTATGTGTTTCTGCAGGGAGCAGATCCCGCAAAGGACCTGCAGTTCGACTGGAGCATTCTAGTACCGGAAGAAGCCAGGGCCGTGCATTACACCGGCTATCCGTTGAAGATAGTTTACAACCTGAAACCCATGTTGCGCGATGCAGAACTGGTGATCACGGATAAGCGTAATGGCATCAAGTATTTTCATGATTTCCAGGTACAGGGTACTACGCAGTTTTCCCAGGGAGCTACTGTACTCAGTGTGGATAATGGGGTAACGAAATTGTCCTTTATCCGGCCGGATAGTACGGTGATGGCCAATCTTTACGAGGCCCTCCACCAGGAAGACCTGCCGGCCAATCCGCAGCAACTGTTTGCCAAACCTGCTGCTTACCAGGAAGGCTCCGTGGAAGACTATTGGGTGATCTGTAAAGACCCCGCAAAGACCAGTGTAATTATTGATGGCAGTACTATGCTCCGGAAGCGCTATTTCAATGAGCAGTTCTTCACTGCGCCCAGCCCATTGGTGACAGAGGCTTTTGATGGCACCAGCGGTATTCCCACCGGCATTATTAACGGTAAACTTTACCTGAGTGTAACCACGACGGCACCCTATGCACCTGATTTTGGTAAGTTTTCCAATATGGCAAGCGGCGTAGGCGGTGATTATACCCTCTCTAAATTCTATAACCGCCTGCCTTCCTGCTTTTTTGGGTTTGATACGAAGAGCAATGGCTTTGTAACCTTTGACGGGCAGGGCAATTACATGGGGAACGATTATATGGTGGCTGCAGATGTATTTGATCCAAAGGCCCTGGGCGATGGAGAACTCATTTACTTGCATGCAGTGCCAGGTACCTCTTATGCATTTTTTAAATCAACAGACGGTAACCTGTACGAATACACGTTTTACATAGACATGGATAACTATGACCAGCGCACCATTAAGCCGGTGCGGAAACGCGTGTTCAAAGGCGCCAGCCTGGTACAGGCAGATACCAAGTGGCAACGTTCCGGTACAGATGTTTACTATTTCACTTCTGGCGATAAAGTGTACCGTTACAATCCGCTGAATGAAGACCTGCGCCCCCTGAAAACGGACTTCCAGGGTAAAAAGGTAACCATGATAAAGCTGGTGAACAATGATAACCAACTGCGTGTAGGCGTAGATGGGAGTGTAACAAAACTGGATGTAAGCGTAGGTAAAGACGGCGCGTTTATCAGCAGGGTGGATGGCATTCCTGGCTCACCGGTAGATATTATCATCAAAAACTAAAACTGCAACATGAAACTCAATCAATATTTTCTTCTGATCATTGCAGGGGTAACACTGGTAGCGGCAGCCTCCTGTAGAAAAAATGATCCCAAACCGACGGTAGTAGACAAGGGGCCTAAGCCGGACTCCATCTGGAAGGAGCACTTTCCGCTCGTGAAGTACCATAACCAAACGCTCACACTGGCTTATTATGACCAGGAAGTGGTGATCTATAAAGACCCGGGTGTAGAGCCTTCCATTACCTGGCCTTATGAACTGATGTCCAGGGTGTGGAAATATGCCAAGTCGGTATATGGGCCCATGGGTAAAGATCCCCGCCTGTATGTAGTGCTGCATGGTGGCACCTATGGCGAGATAGGACAGCCGCTGTATTATTTTGATCCAAACGGTGAATACCGCAACGTAGTGGATTTTAGCACTGGCAACTGGAACAGCTGGTACTTTTCTGAGCCCGGCCTTATCCATGAAGTATGCCACGTGGTAGAGTCTACCAATAATAATGTGGCAGGTTCCCCGGCCTTTCCGGTATGGGGCGACAGCAAATGGCAGGATATCTTCATTTATGATGTGTACCGCGCACTGGGCATGACGGATAAGGTGGCCGCCTGGCAAAATTTTTACCAGGAAAGCACGGTGAAATATCCCTCGCCAAACAGCCACTGGTACCGCGATTGGTGGATTCCTATTTACAACAAATACGGAGAATCCAAAGTGCTCAACAAATTCTTTGTATTGCTGTCACAAAATTTTCCTACGCACCATATAGACAATCCCGTGATTGAAAAGCAGTATGACCGGGACCTGAATTTTGGAGAGTACGTACACTTTACCAGCGGGGCTGCTGGTGTAAATCTGAAAGCCCAGGCTGCCATCGCATTTGGCTGGACAGATGAATTTGAGGCGCAGTTCCAGCAGGCACAGAAAGATTTTCCGAATGTAAAGTATAGTGAATAAGGCTTTTATCCACTGTTTGAAATTATCCGCATTTTTCCATTGGAAGTTACTCTAAGCAATAACTGGCCACATTCCTGTGGCCGTTTTTTTGAATCCTACACTTACAGAAGCGGCCTGCAAAGATTTGCAGGCCGCTATTTTAAACGCTATCTAATTTAAACCAAACTTGAACTCAATATTTTATTGCTCGGGTGCAGGCGCTGCATCGGGGGCGGGGCGGCCGTGATGCATGTGTGCACGCATTTCTTTTTTACGTTCCTGCAGTTTTGCAAACTGGTCGGGGGTGAGGATACTCTGCACCTGTGCATTGTACTGCTGGCGCAGTGCTTTGAACTGGGTGCGGCGGGCGGCGGTGTCACTGTTTTCACGCAGGGCGCGGGCATTCTTGAAGAAATCGCCACGGGCAGCGGCCAGTTTCTGGGACTGCTCATCGCTCAGGCCCAGGTCCTGTTTCATACGGTCGTTCATTTTGGCGAAGTCCGGGCGGCCGCCAAAGCCGGGACGTCCCTGGCGCATGCGGGCCATCATCTGCTGCTGGTGATCCTGCCATTTGGCATATTGATCCGCATTCAGGATACCTTTTACCTTGGTTTCATAAGCGGTGCGCAGGCTTTGGAACTGGGCGCGGCGGGTAGCAGAATCACTGCTGGCGCTGTTCTTATGCAGGTCGCTCATGCTTTTGAAAAAATCTTTATTGGCACTGGCCAGTTGCTGGCTCTG encodes the following:
- a CDS encoding SusC/RagA family TonB-linked outer membrane protein, with translation MKLIFHGPPLSLWTRVRSSLRPLTGSLAALLLAISFCISATAASMQYVSISRQNASLESIFNDIKKQTGYLFFYKGSINTAALKLDVDLKHVSLEEALTTCLQPFKLTYTIVNKTIVISSVKSSAPAATVADPVQDEVVAGRITDSLSKGPVIGVTIVVKNKKTHAISNESGAFSIHAAQGDVLVFTSIGYKRKEVVVGKDLSIHVIMVANASNIGEVVATGYQVIKKDNYTGNAIVIKGDDLKRMNSQNIVKGISAFDPSFRVAENNLLGADPNALPKINVRGSTVMPSSSNGQMQTLDRNNLTSEHNLPVFIMDGFEVTLQQVVDMDINRIASVTILKDAAATAVYGSRAANGVMVITTKAPVPGKLRLTYNYEFKGTAPDLTDYRVLNAKDKLEYERQAGLYSTLNAAYSLDELDRQYNNKYRDVVSGVNTYWLSQPLRNAVSHKHSLYAEGGDSTFRYGIDLRYQTDPGVMKGSGRDRYSGGMNFNYNPSRNVLVKNQLTITQVNDENSKYGSYSQYAYMNPYYPIYGEDGKIAQEIANWKIDTQKKGPNQIKNAPVYNPLYDATLGSFDKGAYQEVLDNLSVDWKITPALRLVGLMSVNSSSNASDQFASPFSNEFAQTAPEDMQNRGRYDYTTTKSLSLDGNVRLIYNTLLGGVHSINAVLGGNGLSNKSDTKGFEGRGFSNDKFTNIGFARIYTPESHPYGDVSLSRLLGSFFSGSYSYKNRYLFDAAVRRDGSSAFGAQSRYSNFWSGGLGWNVHNEAFFKSVFPGFSRLKLTATYGVTGSVDFNPFQARTTYEYNMTNWYSSGVGASVNSYGNEDLKWQRTTSYDFKAEIGLFKDRIVVTPVYYNKMTTGLLTDINLAPSVGFTTYKANLGNMRNNGYELYLTVNAYKSEHLNINITGNLAHNTNTIVKISNALKSYNENVDKEQYNEDAPIATPLVRFNEGQSYTAIYANKSRGIDPQSGKEIFERKDGSLTYIYDPRDVRPMGDFAASAEGNFGSNVTWKQFMFSFNFYYKFGGQQYNQTLVDRVENADPRWNVDRRAFTQRWKNPGDVAMYKNIADLSTTYPTSRFIEKDNLVSLTSLYLSYDITHAQARKMGLQSLRAALSMNDVFRAASVQQERGIDYPFARNLTASILATF
- a CDS encoding RagB/SusD family nutrient uptake outer membrane protein; protein product: MKRYLYLIALLLVFTSCNKFLDVQPQSQIDKNELFKTEEGFREALNGIYTSCASSSLYGGQLTFNFLDVMAQNYQFNDVQLQDIANFNYNNPQVKSMGVEVWSAGYQAITNCNYLLESIDKDKSIFSPGIYELIKGETLALRAYLHFDLCRMFAPSYLAGQAQKGIPYVTHTGITTTPFYPVGAVMDSVIRDLTAAKALLKQDPVIYSNYKVGYPSDEVSTELAFKDLLVQNRRHHLNYYAVCGELARVYLYKSDYANSLANAEEVIISNKFPFTKQEDFFETDLTKRDHIFYPELIAGWFIDTKDENAYLKGKFTNQAPQFSGTVDQVNDIYEIGNVGGDDWRLKQWFLTTASVTGGPDRAVLQKYYRTTDPLPNLHPQVAPAIRLSEMYYIAAEASFPTDPQKALDYFNIVRAQRGIGAAVDNVSADEFRELLLKEARKEFYGESQMFFMYKRLHHGVAVSATNTRPPSNGIFVFPIPDDELAYRNN
- a CDS encoding DUF4843 domain-containing protein, yielding MKRSFFFATIICVLFSCKKVEVLSYDVQQDNIYLNYQLADSGNVVYSFAYHPALERDTVWIPVIVSGMPVHHDRHFAFSVVDSTTTAVQGLHFEPLQAAYTLPADSGTTKVPVVLLNKDTSLETKSVFLTIKISGGQDFDSRLPDTIRTKTIFFSSRLEQPEWWAGWGEMGPYSRVKHQLFLISSGTTDLVVKGSYPDWNLEIPRSLYYIENTRSFLNHPFEWVRDNPSSGYILEKRTDSTEDYDFYNPSLPNKRFYLKYFPTADKYVFIDENGQQVTL
- a CDS encoding PKD-like family lipoprotein — encoded protein: MRLRFIFLLLPLALLLHACKKDLGNYNYHPPSEPMLDGVDGNIVPATVGDTLIYMPYVFLQGADPAKDLQFDWSILVPEEARAVHYTGYPLKIVYNLKPMLRDAELVITDKRNGIKYFHDFQVQGTTQFSQGATVLSVDNGVTKLSFIRPDSTVMANLYEALHQEDLPANPQQLFAKPAAYQEGSVEDYWVICKDPAKTSVIIDGSTMLRKRYFNEQFFTAPSPLVTEAFDGTSGIPTGIINGKLYLSVTTTAPYAPDFGKFSNMASGVGGDYTLSKFYNRLPSCFFGFDTKSNGFVTFDGQGNYMGNDYMVAADVFDPKALGDGELIYLHAVPGTSYAFFKSTDGNLYEYTFYIDMDNYDQRTIKPVRKRVFKGASLVQADTKWQRSGTDVYYFTSGDKVYRYNPLNEDLRPLKTDFQGKKVTMIKLVNNDNQLRVGVDGSVTKLDVSVGKDGAFISRVDGIPGSPVDIIIKN